A section of the Agarivorans litoreus genome encodes:
- a CDS encoding phosphoserine transaminase, protein MKPQLKPNCPNFSSGPCAKRPGYALSQLNIDALGRSHRSKIGKAQLGEAIQLTEQLLELPEGYRVGIVPGSDTGAMEMVMWSLLGPKPLDIFSWESFGKGWFTDVSKQLKLEQVNHYSSDYGQLPDMNLANPDNDCIFTWNGTTSGVAVPNGDWISSQRSGLTICDATSAVFAMPMPWEKLDVVTYSWQKALGGEGAHGVIILSPRAVERLESYQPSWPMPKVFRLTQGGKLIEGIFKGETINTPSMLCVADYVDALKWVQSLGGVSASISKSEQNLEVIKRFVADNAWISFLAKQPETLSNTSVCLTLDASADQVKTIIGLLDQEQVAFDIGAYRDAPAGLRIWCGATVEKEDLERFMPWLAWAYKQVCL, encoded by the coding sequence ATGAAACCGCAGTTAAAACCCAATTGCCCAAATTTTTCATCTGGGCCTTGTGCAAAACGACCGGGCTACGCACTTAGCCAGCTGAACATTGATGCGCTGGGCCGCTCTCATCGCAGTAAAATTGGTAAAGCTCAACTAGGCGAAGCGATTCAACTTACCGAGCAATTATTGGAGTTACCAGAAGGTTACCGAGTGGGCATTGTTCCGGGTTCTGATACTGGAGCGATGGAAATGGTGATGTGGTCGCTTTTAGGCCCTAAGCCATTAGATATTTTTAGTTGGGAGTCTTTTGGTAAAGGGTGGTTCACCGATGTGAGCAAGCAGCTAAAGCTTGAGCAGGTTAATCACTACAGCAGTGATTACGGCCAGTTGCCAGACATGAACCTAGCTAACCCTGATAACGATTGCATTTTTACCTGGAACGGCACCACCTCTGGTGTGGCGGTGCCAAATGGTGATTGGATAAGCTCGCAACGCAGCGGATTAACGATTTGTGATGCTACTTCTGCAGTATTTGCTATGCCTATGCCTTGGGAAAAGCTTGATGTTGTGACTTACAGCTGGCAAAAAGCGTTGGGCGGTGAGGGCGCTCATGGGGTGATTATTCTTAGCCCACGAGCAGTAGAACGATTAGAGAGCTACCAACCAAGTTGGCCAATGCCTAAAGTATTTCGATTAACCCAAGGAGGGAAACTCATTGAAGGTATATTCAAAGGCGAAACGATTAACACGCCGTCGATGTTATGTGTGGCGGACTATGTCGACGCCCTCAAATGGGTTCAATCGTTGGGCGGAGTCTCGGCAAGTATCAGTAAATCCGAGCAAAACCTTGAAGTTATAAAGCGATTTGTTGCCGACAACGCGTGGATCAGTTTCTTGGCTAAGCAGCCTGAAACCCTATCAAATACCAGTGTTTGTTTAACTCTAGATGCTTCAGCTGATCAGGTTAAAACCATTATTGGTCTGTTAGACCAAGAGCAGGTTGCTTTTGACATAGGTGCCTACCGAGATGCTCCTGCAGGCTTGCGCATTTGGTGTGGTGCCACCGTTGAGAAAGAAGATCTAGAGCGCTTTATGCCATGGTTAGCCTGGGCATACAAGCAGGTGTGCTTATAA
- a CDS encoding NUDIX hydrolase: MPALTYCPQCSSTTFKQIDVKQWVCEQCQFSYFHNMASTAGALLIYKGELLLVERAIDPQKGYWDLPGGFIEYGESLEQGLQRELNEELGLELATEKFSYFGSFANQYTYNQVLYHTCDSFFVYLLDSKISPQARDDVAGWQWQNLKNLPLDKIAFTSVKQGLKELSQQTINPIYK; encoded by the coding sequence TTGCCAGCCCTTACTTATTGCCCACAATGCTCCAGTACTACATTCAAGCAAATCGATGTTAAACAATGGGTTTGTGAACAATGCCAATTTAGCTACTTTCACAATATGGCCTCTACCGCTGGCGCCTTACTCATATATAAAGGAGAACTATTACTGGTAGAGCGCGCCATTGATCCGCAAAAAGGCTACTGGGACTTACCGGGTGGATTCATTGAATATGGCGAAAGCTTAGAGCAGGGCTTACAACGAGAGCTAAATGAAGAACTTGGGCTTGAACTAGCCACCGAAAAATTTAGCTACTTTGGCTCATTTGCTAATCAATATACCTACAACCAAGTGCTTTATCATACTTGCGACAGCTTTTTTGTTTACTTGCTAGACAGCAAAATATCACCACAAGCAAGAGATGATGTGGCAGGCTGGCAATGGCAGAATCTAAAAAACCTTCCTTTAGACAAAATAGCTTTTACATCGGTAAAGCAAGGACTTAAAGAACTTTCTCAACAAACCATCAATCCTATTTACAAATAA
- a CDS encoding multiheme c-type cytochrome, producing the protein MDNHPRSSSVITAILTLAAALCLILSFSSNAEPKALVLKPFKQLSQESAECAGCHKDKNPSIYAQWGRSKHYGANVGCYECHQANPEDKDAITHEGHTISVIVSPTDCANCHTQEVDEFAKSHHAKAGQIIGSLDNFLAEVVEGALTFNGQSPAAVNGCWQCHGSEVKVLENGDLDPTTWPNTGIGRINPDGSVGACTACHQRHEFSMVQARRPEACGKCHLGPDHPQKEVYEESKHGINFYANVDRMNLDSAKWIVGEDYDAAPTCATCHMSATRELPVTHDVGNRISWTLRPAISEKIDAKAKAQGKEVKSWEARRDDMKNVCESCHTKSMIDNFYQQFDSLVVLYNDKFARPGKDLMDVLKSEKMLTETGFDEEIEWTWFYLWHHEGRRARHGAAMQAPDYVQWHGMYEVAERFYIELVPQFLEVVEKAEHNGNTEGAEKARAVLAEILDRPEHAWFSGNEPEEVKKARKEAQAAFKARYLSESK; encoded by the coding sequence ATGGATAACCATCCCCGTAGTTCTAGTGTTATTACTGCAATACTCACCTTGGCAGCAGCGCTGTGTTTAATACTGTCATTTTCAAGTAATGCGGAACCCAAAGCCTTAGTGCTAAAACCATTCAAGCAGCTCAGCCAAGAAAGCGCCGAGTGTGCCGGATGTCATAAAGACAAAAACCCATCAATTTATGCACAATGGGGCCGTTCAAAACACTACGGAGCCAACGTAGGGTGCTACGAATGTCACCAAGCAAACCCTGAAGACAAAGACGCCATCACTCACGAAGGCCACACTATCTCGGTGATTGTTTCACCTACCGATTGTGCTAATTGCCACACTCAAGAAGTTGACGAGTTCGCTAAAAGCCACCACGCAAAAGCTGGGCAGATCATTGGCTCACTAGATAACTTCCTCGCAGAGGTAGTGGAAGGAGCACTCACCTTTAATGGCCAGTCTCCCGCTGCGGTTAATGGCTGCTGGCAGTGTCACGGTTCTGAGGTGAAAGTGCTGGAAAACGGCGATTTAGACCCCACCACGTGGCCCAACACCGGCATTGGACGAATTAACCCAGATGGCTCGGTTGGCGCTTGTACTGCTTGTCACCAACGCCACGAATTTTCGATGGTGCAAGCGCGCAGACCAGAAGCCTGTGGTAAGTGTCACCTAGGGCCAGACCACCCTCAAAAAGAGGTTTACGAAGAGTCTAAGCATGGCATTAATTTCTACGCCAACGTTGATCGGATGAACCTCGACTCGGCCAAGTGGATTGTTGGTGAAGATTACGACGCCGCGCCAACGTGTGCTACTTGTCATATGTCAGCTACTCGCGAGCTGCCTGTTACCCATGATGTTGGCAACCGCATTTCATGGACATTGCGCCCAGCGATCTCGGAAAAAATTGATGCTAAAGCGAAGGCCCAAGGTAAAGAAGTTAAGTCTTGGGAAGCACGCCGCGACGACATGAAGAACGTCTGTGAGTCTTGCCATACTAAGTCGATGATCGACAATTTCTACCAACAATTTGATTCACTGGTTGTTTTATACAACGACAAATTCGCCCGTCCAGGTAAAGACTTAATGGATGTGTTGAAGAGTGAAAAAATGCTAACCGAAACTGGCTTTGATGAAGAGATAGAATGGACCTGGTTCTACTTATGGCACCACGAAGGACGCAGAGCTCGTCACGGCGCTGCCATGCAAGCACCAGACTACGTGCAATGGCACGGCATGTATGAAGTCGCAGAACGCTTCTACATAGAGTTAGTTCCACAATTCCTAGAAGTGGTAGAAAAAGCCGAACACAACGGCAATACCGAAGGTGCAGAAAAAGCCCGCGCTGTTCTTGCCGAAATACTCGATCGCCCAGAGCACGCTTGGTTTAGTGGCAACGAACCGGAAGAAGTGAAAAAAGCCAGAAAAGAAGCACAAGCGGCGTTTAAAGCCCGTTACTTAAGCGAAAGCAAATAG